The following coding sequences are from one Paenarthrobacter ureafaciens window:
- a CDS encoding carbohydrate ABC transporter permease translates to MLPNRSKTSVLVFLLPPLLLYGAAVLFPILQSLFLSFFSWNGISDMEFVGLENYIRMLTADDIFWRSFGNALIYLAICLVLQLGGALVVASLLLSLTRGRELIKTLYLLPAVISTVAIAFLFVRIYSIDPVGLLNQLLHWIGLGSLEKAWLSDVNTVLAAVSAPEGWRFTGLYMLIIYAALIAVPKELEEAAVLDGASRWTLFTKIRFPYIRPVWITTTIMATTYGLRGFDIPYLMTNGGPGQSSELLTTYMYKTAFTSTDFGYASTISVFIVIECLVAVGLILFMLKRKADS, encoded by the coding sequence ATGCTTCCCAACAGGTCCAAGACCTCAGTCCTGGTCTTCCTGCTTCCGCCGTTGCTTCTCTACGGCGCGGCAGTGCTCTTCCCGATCCTCCAGTCCCTGTTCCTGAGCTTCTTCTCCTGGAACGGCATCAGCGACATGGAGTTCGTGGGTCTCGAAAACTACATCCGGATGCTGACGGCGGACGACATTTTCTGGCGGTCCTTCGGGAACGCACTGATCTACCTGGCCATCTGCCTGGTGCTCCAGCTCGGCGGAGCGCTGGTCGTGGCGAGCCTGCTGCTGTCACTGACGCGGGGCAGGGAACTCATCAAGACGCTCTACCTTCTCCCTGCCGTCATCTCCACCGTGGCCATCGCCTTCCTCTTTGTCCGTATCTACTCGATCGATCCGGTCGGCCTGCTAAATCAGCTGTTGCACTGGATCGGGCTGGGCAGCCTGGAAAAGGCATGGTTGTCCGACGTGAACACCGTCCTGGCCGCAGTTTCTGCCCCGGAAGGGTGGCGGTTCACGGGCCTCTACATGCTGATCATCTACGCGGCCTTGATTGCCGTCCCCAAGGAGCTCGAGGAAGCCGCGGTCCTGGACGGGGCCTCGCGGTGGACTCTCTTCACCAAGATCCGCTTCCCGTACATCCGTCCGGTGTGGATCACCACCACCATCATGGCCACCACCTACGGGCTGCGCGGCTTCGACATTCCCTACCTCATGACCAACGGCGGCCCCGGCCAATCGTCCGAGCTGCTGACCACCTACATGTACAAGACCGCCTTCACCAGTACCGACTTCGGCTATGCCAGCACCATCTCGGTATTCATCGTGATCGAGTGCCTGGTGGCCGTCGGCCTCATTCTGTTCATGCTCAAGCGGAAGGCTGACTCATGA
- a CDS encoding carbohydrate ABC transporter permease yields MIAQTAPASRPTATKPPSPVPTRRRRKPNLYRTLSRVLIMLIVIVQVYPLAWLFLTSLRTEHDFATGDPFALPGALTWDNYARAFQTGDLGRNILNSFIVTMGANVLIVLFGMMAAYAIQVLGFRFSSFVRGLFLIGIIVPVQIALVPLFIDYSAVNLLDTYQSMIIPLAGFALPMSIYLFSSFFEYIPRETYEAASLDGAGPYRIFGLITLPLSLNTVVTVVLVNSIFIWNDFIFANTFVLSEELKTIPLGLQNYIGAMGKVDWTATFAAVCVTITPLLLVFLVLNKAMIQGLESGANKG; encoded by the coding sequence ATGATCGCCCAGACAGCACCTGCCTCCCGACCGACGGCCACCAAACCGCCGTCGCCGGTTCCAACACGACGGCGGCGCAAGCCGAACCTGTACCGGACGCTCTCCCGGGTGCTGATCATGCTGATCGTGATCGTCCAGGTTTACCCACTGGCCTGGCTGTTCCTTACCAGTTTGCGGACCGAGCACGACTTCGCGACGGGCGATCCGTTCGCCTTGCCGGGCGCGCTGACCTGGGACAACTATGCCCGGGCGTTCCAGACCGGAGACCTTGGCAGGAACATCCTCAACAGCTTCATCGTGACCATGGGCGCCAACGTGCTGATCGTTCTCTTCGGCATGATGGCCGCCTATGCCATCCAGGTCCTCGGATTCAGGTTCAGCAGCTTCGTCCGCGGCCTGTTCCTGATCGGCATCATCGTCCCGGTACAGATCGCTTTGGTTCCGTTGTTCATTGATTACTCAGCGGTGAACCTGCTGGATACGTACCAGTCGATGATTATTCCGCTGGCCGGGTTTGCCCTGCCGATGTCCATTTACCTGTTTTCCTCCTTCTTCGAATACATCCCGCGCGAAACCTATGAGGCTGCGTCCCTCGACGGCGCCGGGCCGTACCGGATCTTCGGCCTCATCACGTTGCCGTTGTCCTTGAACACAGTGGTTACGGTGGTGCTGGTCAACAGCATCTTCATTTGGAACGACTTCATCTTCGCCAACACGTTCGTCCTCTCCGAAGAGCTGAAGACCATCCCACTCGGTCTGCAGAACTACATCGGCGCCATGGGCAAGGTGGACTGGACCGCCACCTTCGCCGCTGTCTGCGTCACCATCACGCCGCTGCTCCTGGTGTTCCTCGTCCTGAACAAAGCCATGATCCAGGGCTTGGAGAGCGGGGCGAACAAGGGATGA
- a CDS encoding LacI family DNA-binding transcriptional regulator yields the protein MISQEKDPGTPATPDAPVGTSRAHPVTLREVAEAAGVSTATVSLVINKKKNARIAEETRERVKTAIRTLGYRPNAMAKTLVSGTSKFIGLVADGVATTPFAGQIIHGAQDEAWKHGYALLIANTEGNLDLENDAINMMLEYKVRGILYSTWFHRTTDIPETLREADFVLVNCFSPVPGAARAVVPDEAQGGQSATEILIRGGHRRIAFINATTPAPARDGRLEGYRAALEAAGIAFDPDLVLEAYPDQEGGYGATAELLKRGVSAVYCYNDRMAMGLYDGLREQGLSIPDDIAVVGFDNQEVIAAHLRPPLSTVSLPHYELGAAGVRLLLGLDEAPVDSALKIECPAIERASVAVPSKA from the coding sequence ATGATTTCGCAGGAGAAAGATCCAGGCACGCCGGCAACCCCCGACGCTCCTGTCGGAACCAGCCGCGCACATCCGGTGACCCTCCGCGAAGTAGCAGAAGCTGCAGGCGTTTCCACCGCCACGGTCTCCCTGGTCATCAACAAAAAGAAGAACGCCCGCATCGCGGAGGAAACCCGGGAACGCGTCAAAACGGCCATCCGCACCCTTGGTTACCGCCCCAATGCCATGGCCAAGACCCTGGTGAGCGGAACCTCGAAGTTCATCGGACTGGTGGCCGATGGTGTCGCCACCACGCCCTTCGCCGGACAAATCATCCACGGAGCACAGGACGAGGCCTGGAAACACGGTTACGCCCTGTTGATCGCCAACACCGAGGGCAACCTCGACCTCGAGAACGACGCCATCAACATGATGCTGGAGTACAAGGTCCGCGGCATCCTGTACTCCACCTGGTTCCACCGGACCACCGACATTCCGGAGACGCTCCGCGAAGCAGACTTCGTGCTTGTCAACTGCTTCTCGCCCGTGCCCGGCGCGGCACGGGCAGTGGTGCCTGACGAAGCCCAGGGCGGACAATCGGCCACCGAAATCCTCATCCGTGGTGGACACCGGCGCATCGCCTTCATCAACGCCACCACTCCGGCCCCGGCCAGGGACGGGCGGTTGGAGGGCTACAGGGCTGCGTTGGAAGCGGCCGGAATCGCCTTCGATCCTGACCTCGTCCTTGAGGCGTACCCGGACCAGGAAGGCGGCTACGGCGCCACGGCGGAACTGCTGAAACGCGGCGTCTCCGCCGTCTACTGCTACAACGACCGCATGGCCATGGGTCTCTACGACGGCCTCCGGGAGCAAGGACTGTCCATTCCGGACGACATCGCCGTAGTGGGCTTCGACAACCAGGAAGTCATCGCCGCCCACCTCCGGCCACCGCTCTCCACCGTATCCTTGCCGCATTATGAACTCGGCGCGGCGGGCGTGCGGCTCCTGCTCGGCCTGGATGAAGCGCCGGTGGACTCAGCCCTCAAAATCGAATGCCCTGCGATCGAACGCGCCTCGGTGGCCGTGCCGTCGAAGGCTTAG
- a CDS encoding MFS transporter — MDHEHTPAGDVADHEAAAPGDIDLTLRTPAERSRTFMGILVNTAAANITTSYLWFALTFWVYLETRNVIATGVVGGAYMLLIALSSISFGTFVDRYRKLTVMRFAAAFTLIMFTVSGVVYLLVPTASLLDLGQPWFWAFTLIILIGAVVENMRNIALSTTVTILIEPDRRANANGLVGMVQGLMFIVTSVLSGLSVGLLGMGWTIVVALGFTALAYVHLLTLRMPEERRPAATDAKGSFDLRGSYAAVLAIAGLFALIIFSTFNNFVGGVYMALMDPYGLEMFPVELWGTFFAVGATGFIVGGALVGKFGLGANPLKTMLIAVAVMGLLGALFTIREWPWLYVLGIWLYLALVPIVEAAEQTVIQQVVPLPRQGRVFGFAMAFESAAAPITAFIIAPIAQFWIIPYARSEEGSAQLAPLLGEGTSRGIALVFLVAGVVMIVASLLAFLTPVYRRVTESYREKAVQERAAKEG, encoded by the coding sequence ATGGATCACGAGCACACACCGGCCGGTGACGTCGCCGACCACGAGGCAGCAGCGCCCGGAGACATTGATCTGACACTCCGCACGCCGGCGGAGCGCTCCAGGACCTTCATGGGAATCCTGGTCAACACCGCTGCGGCCAACATCACCACCAGCTACCTGTGGTTTGCGCTGACGTTCTGGGTCTACCTGGAAACCCGCAACGTCATTGCCACGGGCGTAGTGGGTGGTGCCTACATGCTGCTCATTGCCCTTTCCAGCATCAGCTTCGGCACCTTTGTGGACCGCTACCGCAAGCTGACCGTAATGCGTTTCGCCGCCGCCTTTACGCTGATCATGTTCACTGTCTCCGGCGTCGTGTACCTCCTGGTGCCCACAGCGTCGTTGCTGGACCTCGGACAACCTTGGTTCTGGGCGTTCACGCTGATCATCCTCATCGGCGCGGTGGTGGAGAACATGCGCAACATTGCCCTGTCCACCACGGTCACCATCCTCATCGAACCCGACCGCCGGGCCAACGCCAACGGTTTGGTGGGCATGGTGCAGGGGCTGATGTTCATCGTCACCTCCGTGCTTTCCGGCCTGTCCGTCGGGCTGCTGGGAATGGGATGGACGATCGTGGTGGCCCTGGGGTTCACGGCGCTCGCCTACGTGCACCTGCTGACCCTGCGCATGCCGGAAGAACGTAGACCGGCCGCGACCGACGCGAAGGGCAGTTTCGACCTTCGGGGCTCCTATGCCGCCGTGCTTGCCATTGCGGGTCTCTTCGCCTTAATCATCTTCTCCACCTTCAACAACTTCGTTGGTGGCGTGTACATGGCGCTGATGGATCCGTATGGCCTCGAGATGTTCCCGGTGGAGCTCTGGGGCACCTTCTTTGCCGTCGGTGCTACCGGCTTCATTGTGGGCGGCGCGTTGGTGGGCAAGTTCGGCCTTGGCGCCAACCCGCTCAAGACCATGCTGATTGCCGTCGCCGTCATGGGACTCCTGGGGGCACTCTTCACCATTCGCGAGTGGCCGTGGCTGTACGTCCTGGGCATCTGGTTGTACCTGGCCCTGGTACCCATTGTGGAAGCTGCTGAACAGACCGTCATCCAGCAAGTGGTCCCCTTGCCGCGGCAGGGAAGGGTGTTCGGGTTTGCCATGGCCTTCGAGTCGGCTGCCGCACCCATCACGGCATTCATCATTGCCCCCATCGCCCAGTTCTGGATCATCCCGTACGCCCGTTCGGAGGAAGGCTCTGCCCAACTGGCACCGCTCCTGGGCGAAGGAACGTCACGTGGCATCGCCCTGGTCTTCCTGGTGGCCGGCGTCGTCATGATTGTCGCTTCACTCCTGGCCTTCCTTACCCCTGTGTACAGGCGCGTCACGGAGTCCTACCGGGAGAAAGCTGTGCAGGAGAGGGCAGCAAAGGAGGGCTAG
- a CDS encoding RNA polymerase sigma factor, translating into MTDALTDEALHALRGNSSALFGAVYQAYAGPVLGYLTAKGVSDPEAVTQDVFLAVLPRLDDLSGGADGLRTFVFSVAHARMVDEHRRQSRTPEQHEFEPERDTRESVSAESEAMDRLAPQELLRLLDHLGGDQREVLALRIVAGLTVEQVADIMGKSAGAVKQLQRRALITLREHSVVKEYVSP; encoded by the coding sequence GTGACCGACGCATTGACCGACGAAGCGCTCCATGCGCTCAGGGGCAACAGCTCGGCACTGTTCGGCGCCGTGTACCAGGCCTACGCCGGCCCGGTGCTCGGGTACCTGACGGCCAAGGGTGTATCCGACCCGGAAGCTGTCACCCAGGACGTGTTCCTGGCTGTGTTGCCCCGGCTTGATGACCTCAGCGGGGGAGCCGACGGGCTACGGACTTTCGTGTTCTCGGTGGCACACGCCCGCATGGTTGACGAGCATCGAAGGCAGAGCCGGACTCCGGAACAGCACGAGTTCGAACCGGAACGGGACACCAGGGAATCAGTTTCGGCCGAGTCCGAGGCGATGGACCGGTTGGCTCCGCAGGAACTCCTCCGGTTGCTTGACCACCTTGGAGGAGATCAAAGGGAGGTCCTGGCACTTCGGATCGTGGCTGGACTGACGGTTGAGCAGGTGGCCGACATCATGGGGAAGTCCGCCGGAGCAGTCAAACAACTGCAGCGGCGGGCGCTGATTACGCTCCGTGAGCACTCGGTAGTAAAGGAATATGTGTCGCCATGA
- a CDS encoding CoA-binding protein translates to MMHVNDPAVVERLMRTKGTWAIVGLSSNEWRSAYDVSLYVRDKMGMEIIPVNLKGEDVHGEKGYKSLADIPADKHPIDVVDCFVNSGRVGAVIDEAIAVGAKAVWLQLGVFDDDACQRARDAGLDVVVNSCPAREGWHYGL, encoded by the coding sequence ATGATGCATGTGAACGATCCGGCCGTGGTGGAGCGGTTGATGCGAACAAAAGGCACTTGGGCGATCGTGGGGCTCAGTAGCAACGAATGGCGCTCCGCTTACGACGTCTCCCTTTACGTGCGGGACAAGATGGGCATGGAAATCATTCCGGTCAATCTCAAGGGCGAGGATGTCCACGGCGAAAAGGGCTACAAATCCCTCGCCGATATTCCCGCTGATAAGCACCCCATAGACGTCGTGGATTGTTTCGTGAACTCCGGGCGCGTGGGCGCCGTCATTGACGAGGCCATCGCGGTGGGCGCCAAGGCGGTCTGGCTCCAGTTGGGAGTCTTTGACGACGATGCCTGCCAGCGCGCCCGGGACGCAGGGCTCGACGTCGTGGTCAACTCCTGCCCGGCACGTGAAGGCTGGCATTACGGCCTGTAA
- a CDS encoding polysaccharide deacetylase family protein, giving the protein MPFFSPGRRAVLGAFGASVVAGLSACSAGESTTPELPPGSASASPAGPAGNGAMAAAGEVPPSGTPAPTATPKPSKRIRRSFIPDYQLPPVVGGLAPVITRIPTQHPVVFLTIDDGNIKSPESVKLMAEYDYPASLFLTKDTIAENPAFFDAFKAQGSLVENHTVTHNINMVRQWGYQQQLADMVGMQEYALKQYGRRPTLFRPPGGAYSNVMRQAVADAGMKAIVTWEAKANAGKMDYQVGNSLRPGDIVLMHFRAEFAADLAAFRAAQLAAGLEVVLLEDFLGVA; this is encoded by the coding sequence GTGCCATTTTTCTCGCCCGGCAGGAGGGCCGTCCTCGGGGCCTTCGGGGCGTCGGTAGTCGCTGGACTATCGGCGTGCAGCGCAGGGGAAAGTACGACGCCGGAGCTGCCGCCCGGTAGTGCGTCCGCCTCGCCGGCGGGGCCGGCCGGCAACGGAGCGATGGCGGCGGCCGGTGAGGTGCCGCCGTCGGGCACCCCCGCTCCAACCGCGACGCCGAAGCCCTCCAAGCGCATTCGCCGCAGCTTCATCCCCGACTACCAACTGCCGCCAGTAGTGGGTGGCCTGGCTCCCGTGATCACCAGGATTCCTACGCAGCATCCGGTGGTCTTCCTGACGATTGACGACGGCAACATCAAGAGCCCTGAATCCGTGAAGCTCATGGCTGAGTACGACTACCCGGCCTCGCTGTTCCTTACCAAGGACACCATCGCCGAGAACCCCGCCTTCTTTGACGCCTTCAAGGCCCAGGGCAGCCTGGTGGAAAACCACACGGTCACGCACAACATCAACATGGTTCGGCAGTGGGGTTATCAGCAGCAGCTCGCCGACATGGTGGGCATGCAGGAGTACGCGCTGAAGCAGTACGGGCGGCGCCCAACGCTTTTCCGTCCCCCGGGCGGCGCCTATTCAAACGTGATGCGCCAGGCTGTGGCGGATGCCGGCATGAAGGCGATCGTCACGTGGGAAGCGAAAGCCAACGCGGGAAAGATGGACTACCAGGTAGGAAATTCCCTACGCCCGGGGGATATTGTGCTGATGCATTTCCGGGCGGAGTTCGCCGCTGACCTGGCCGCTTTCCGTGCTGCCCAGCTCGCGGCGGGGTTGGAAGTGGTGTTGCTGGAGGACTTCCTGGGCGTCGCGTAG
- a CDS encoding MmcQ/YjbR family DNA-binding protein, with translation MDVPRLREICLGFPGAFEDFPFGPELSVFKVRAAVSGGVRHEAKMFALSAMDPGNWSVSLKCEPALAEQLRAAHPEITGAWHLNKRHWNGVRLDGGLPDDMIRDMVEDSYDLVVASLSRRQREQLGWAGLL, from the coding sequence ATGGACGTGCCACGCCTCCGTGAGATCTGCCTCGGCTTTCCGGGTGCTTTTGAAGACTTCCCGTTCGGCCCGGAGTTGTCCGTCTTCAAGGTGAGGGCTGCGGTGTCCGGTGGCGTACGCCACGAGGCCAAGATGTTTGCCCTGTCGGCCATGGATCCCGGCAACTGGTCCGTCAGCCTCAAGTGCGAGCCTGCGCTTGCCGAGCAGTTGCGCGCTGCCCATCCTGAAATCACCGGCGCCTGGCATCTGAACAAGAGGCACTGGAACGGCGTGCGGTTGGACGGCGGGCTCCCGGACGACATGATCCGGGACATGGTGGAGGACTCCTACGACCTGGTGGTGGCGAGCCTGAGCCGGCGGCAACGGGAGCAACTCGGATGGGCGGGACTGCTCTAA
- the ngcE gene encoding N-acetylglucosamine/diacetylchitobiose ABC transporter substrate-binding protein, giving the protein MTIQHQSLGRRGFLRGALAAAVLVPMGGTIASCAAGGGGTTAGPSGTVSDTNPFGMADKSTVDAVIFKGGYGIDYVEFAGKAFESAHAGSTAKIAPSTDIAQELQPRFVGGNPPDLIDNSGAKAIGFSTILAQLEDLTSVVEAKNLEGKVIKDTLYTGVLAPGTFDGKLAALNYVLTVYAMWYSDSLLKENGWTVPKTWDEMYALGEQAKAKGKYLFVWGKEAATYYQEMAIASAIKEGGDEVRLALENLKADCWSHPAVQSVFTAMDKIVKAGFFKPGGSGTQFTAAQAQWSNAQEAVFYPSGSWIENEMKDQTKADFKMTGAPVPAVSSSPKMPYESLHSAAGEPYIVPSQGKNVAGGKELLRVMLSKEAATNFAKTKLAPTIVKDTVPEDGFGSTALVSQTKLLSDAGENIYTWNFIDLYGTNKDQLVVWNTFLDGKSDVATLTSSLQSITDKVRNDSSVKKIEVK; this is encoded by the coding sequence ATGACCATTCAGCACCAGTCCCTTGGCCGCCGCGGATTCCTGCGCGGAGCACTTGCTGCAGCTGTGCTCGTCCCGATGGGCGGCACCATCGCGTCCTGTGCAGCCGGCGGAGGGGGAACCACGGCTGGTCCTTCCGGCACAGTGTCGGACACCAACCCGTTCGGGATGGCGGACAAATCCACCGTTGACGCAGTCATTTTCAAGGGTGGCTACGGCATCGACTACGTTGAATTTGCCGGTAAGGCGTTTGAATCTGCACACGCCGGTTCCACGGCGAAGATCGCCCCGTCAACGGACATTGCGCAGGAACTGCAGCCACGCTTCGTCGGCGGCAACCCGCCGGACCTGATCGACAACTCCGGTGCCAAGGCAATCGGCTTCAGCACCATCCTTGCCCAGCTCGAAGACCTCACCAGCGTTGTGGAGGCCAAGAACCTGGAGGGCAAGGTCATCAAGGACACCCTCTACACCGGTGTGCTCGCACCCGGCACTTTCGACGGCAAACTGGCCGCCCTGAACTACGTCCTGACGGTCTACGCGATGTGGTACTCCGATTCCCTCCTGAAGGAGAACGGTTGGACCGTGCCCAAGACCTGGGATGAGATGTATGCCTTGGGCGAGCAGGCCAAGGCCAAGGGCAAGTACCTGTTTGTGTGGGGCAAGGAAGCCGCCACGTACTACCAGGAGATGGCAATCGCCTCGGCCATCAAGGAAGGCGGCGACGAGGTTCGGCTCGCCTTGGAAAACCTTAAAGCCGATTGCTGGTCCCATCCGGCCGTCCAGTCCGTGTTCACGGCCATGGACAAGATCGTGAAGGCAGGCTTCTTTAAGCCCGGCGGGTCCGGCACCCAGTTCACGGCAGCTCAGGCGCAGTGGAGCAACGCACAGGAGGCAGTGTTCTACCCGTCCGGTTCCTGGATTGAGAACGAGATGAAGGACCAGACCAAGGCTGACTTCAAGATGACGGGGGCGCCCGTTCCCGCAGTGAGTTCCAGCCCCAAAATGCCCTACGAGTCCTTGCACAGCGCGGCCGGTGAACCGTACATCGTCCCGTCGCAGGGCAAGAACGTGGCCGGCGGCAAGGAACTGCTCCGCGTCATGCTCTCCAAGGAAGCCGCCACCAACTTCGCGAAGACCAAGCTCGCCCCCACGATCGTCAAGGACACTGTCCCCGAGGACGGCTTTGGTTCAACGGCCCTGGTGTCCCAGACCAAACTCCTGAGCGATGCCGGCGAGAACATCTACACCTGGAACTTCATCGACCTCTACGGAACCAACAAGGACCAGCTGGTTGTGTGGAACACCTTCCTCGACGGCAAGTCGGACGTTGCCACGCTGACGTCGTCCCTGCAGAGCATCACGGACAAAGTCCGCAACGACAGCTCGGTCAAGAAGATTGAAGTGAAGTGA
- a CDS encoding carbohydrate ABC transporter permease: MTVVEPQQSRSGDGLAAVVPAMAPPPPASAKRRRKPLTWDKASFFLVFLGLPLAIYILFVIWPFIQAFGYSLTDWSGFSPNQNFIGLDNYAKIFTDDIFMKAMGNNILLVIFLPIITIVLSLVLATMVTVGGSSKGQIKGLRNSSFYRVVSFFPYTIPAIAIGIMWGQIYDPSGGLLNGILTGLGMEQFKDFAWLGNKDTAMIATMFVIVWGFVGFYMVLFVAGIKGIPAELFEAARIDGAGRFRTAVSVTIPLIRDNIQTAYIYMGILALDAFVYMAALNSGGGPDNSTLVMSQQLFFTAFSKGQFGLASAMGVVLAITTLIFSGLVFAVNKLTGGDKDVSN; encoded by the coding sequence GTGACCGTAGTGGAACCACAGCAGAGCCGGAGCGGCGACGGTTTGGCCGCCGTCGTTCCGGCCATGGCTCCTCCGCCGCCGGCTTCCGCCAAGCGGCGGCGCAAGCCCCTGACGTGGGACAAGGCCAGCTTCTTCCTCGTCTTCCTGGGCCTGCCGCTCGCTATCTATATCCTGTTCGTGATCTGGCCGTTCATCCAGGCCTTTGGCTACTCCCTGACGGACTGGTCCGGCTTCTCGCCGAACCAAAACTTCATCGGGCTGGACAATTACGCCAAAATTTTCACGGACGATATCTTCATGAAGGCCATGGGGAACAACATCCTCCTGGTCATCTTCCTGCCCATCATCACCATTGTCCTGAGCCTCGTCCTGGCGACGATGGTCACGGTGGGCGGCAGCAGCAAGGGCCAGATCAAGGGCTTGCGGAACTCCAGTTTCTACCGCGTGGTTTCTTTCTTCCCTTACACGATTCCTGCCATCGCCATCGGCATCATGTGGGGACAGATCTACGATCCTTCCGGCGGCTTGCTGAACGGGATCCTCACCGGGCTGGGCATGGAGCAGTTCAAGGACTTCGCCTGGCTGGGGAACAAGGACACAGCCATGATCGCCACCATGTTCGTGATCGTGTGGGGCTTCGTGGGGTTCTACATGGTGCTGTTCGTGGCCGGCATCAAGGGCATTCCCGCCGAACTGTTCGAAGCTGCCCGCATCGACGGCGCCGGGAGGTTCCGGACGGCGGTGTCCGTGACCATCCCGCTGATCCGCGACAACATCCAGACCGCCTACATCTACATGGGCATCCTGGCGCTGGACGCTTTCGTGTATATGGCGGCCCTCAACTCGGGCGGCGGGCCGGACAACTCGACGCTTGTCATGTCCCAACAGCTGTTCTTCACGGCGTTCAGCAAGGGCCAGTTCGGGCTCGCCAGCGCCATGGGCGTGGTCCTGGCAATCACCACCCTGATCTTCTCCGGGCTGGTGTTCGCTGTTAACAAGCTGACCGGCGGCGACAAGGATGTGAGCAACTGA